In a single window of the Candidatus Celerinatantimonas neptuna genome:
- the fliS gene encoding Flagellar secretion chaperone FliS: MYKKAIHQYRQVGIKDQVATADPHKITQLLMQSALENLAIAKGCMERHDLANKAKPIAKATAIITSLRNTLDHEAGGEISSTLNDLYSFMLDQLAEASVTNNSQQIADVIDVFLPIKSAWDQIPESAKQEAYQQRSVAS, from the coding sequence ATGTATAAAAAAGCTATTCATCAGTATCGTCAGGTTGGTATCAAGGATCAGGTTGCAACTGCCGATCCCCATAAAATTACTCAGCTTTTAATGCAGTCGGCTCTGGAAAATCTGGCAATTGCTAAAGGGTGTATGGAACGTCATGATTTAGCGAATAAAGCGAAACCAATTGCTAAAGCAACGGCTATTATTACATCGCTTCGTAATACCTTGGATCATGAAGCCGGTGGTGAAATATCATCAACTTTGAATGACTTATATTCATTTATGTTGGATCAGCTTGCTGAAGCATCTGTGACGAATAATTCCCAGCAGATTGCAGATGTGATCGATGTGTTTTTACCTATTAAATCGGCTTGGGATCAAATCCCTGAGTCTGCAAAACAAGAAGCCTATCAGCAACGTAGTGTTGCTTCTTAA
- the fliD gene encoding B-type flagellar hook-associated protein 2, translated as MAGMTAAGIGSGLDLESLMKAYVSAERKPQEDRLIKRKETLNVTLSAVGSVKSALSGFRNTLDKAQDSQRFLPRMAMIDGQIVGQSSSSTSTDSTKKSDSQDKSSASKAPAPKDEPFSVSLSKQAVDGAYDIKVLQLASGSRLTSRDVYKSGATVISKQAGKLTFQAGEGSKKKSFAVDVTAGMTVEQLRRKINETTNNFGVTANLINSQNGTHLVLDSSKSGTDDDGDSSNGNPNDLVVTTENSQLKDFVSNLETTKTSSGAVAMVNGLKATSDTNQFKNVISGINLTVKKVTDSTSHLQVKPDVDAAVKNVHQFVDAYNKVITQIDKYSKPEKVEKGADNTHHKPLSGDAMLRTMRFALGRLASAGFRDPEQPGRVQTLYGVGIKMDRQGKLSVDDDKLRQKLSSDLNGVGQFFASKKGGVADRFMRFVKGYEQTGGILAHRENSVQGQLKQVGEDQTALDNRMAQYKKTLREKYTAFDQTMGGLKEQMSYVQSHLG; from the coding sequence ATGGCCGGAATGACTGCTGCAGGTATAGGTAGTGGGCTTGATCTTGAGTCGCTCATGAAGGCCTATGTGAGCGCCGAACGTAAACCTCAGGAAGATAGACTGATAAAGCGTAAGGAAACGTTAAATGTAACTTTGTCTGCGGTTGGTAGTGTGAAATCAGCTCTGAGTGGATTTCGCAATACTTTAGATAAGGCTCAGGATTCCCAGCGCTTTTTGCCCCGCATGGCCATGATTGATGGTCAGATCGTGGGGCAATCTTCTTCGTCGACTTCTACTGATTCGACTAAAAAGTCGGATTCCCAAGATAAATCATCGGCTAGTAAAGCGCCAGCTCCAAAAGATGAGCCATTTTCAGTTTCTTTATCTAAGCAGGCTGTTGATGGTGCGTATGATATAAAAGTATTACAACTTGCATCTGGTTCTCGTTTGACTTCTCGTGATGTCTATAAATCTGGTGCTACAGTTATTTCTAAACAGGCTGGAAAGTTAACGTTCCAGGCGGGGGAAGGAAGTAAGAAAAAATCATTTGCAGTTGATGTCACAGCAGGCATGACAGTTGAGCAACTGCGTCGAAAAATTAATGAGACTACCAATAATTTTGGTGTGACAGCGAATTTGATTAACTCGCAAAACGGAACACATTTGGTTTTAGATAGTTCAAAATCGGGTACAGATGATGATGGTGATTCCAGTAACGGAAATCCAAATGATTTGGTTGTGACAACGGAGAATTCTCAGCTCAAAGATTTCGTTTCTAATCTTGAAACAACGAAAACATCATCTGGGGCTGTGGCCATGGTGAATGGGCTAAAAGCAACTAGTGATACCAATCAGTTTAAGAATGTAATTTCCGGGATTAATCTGACGGTCAAAAAAGTCACAGATTCAACAAGTCATCTACAGGTCAAACCTGACGTTGATGCTGCGGTTAAAAATGTTCATCAGTTTGTTGATGCTTACAATAAAGTTATCACTCAAATTGATAAATACAGTAAGCCAGAAAAAGTAGAGAAAGGGGCGGATAATACCCATCATAAACCTTTAAGTGGCGATGCAATGTTGCGGACCATGCGGTTTGCATTAGGGCGTCTGGCTTCTGCTGGTTTTCGGGATCCGGAACAACCTGGTCGTGTTCAGACTTTATATGGCGTAGGTATCAAAATGGACAGACAGGGAAAGCTTTCTGTTGATGATGATAAGTTGCGTCAGAAATTAAGTAGTGATTTGAATGGAGTTGGCCAGTTTTTTGCATCTAAAAAAGGTGGAGTGGCTGACCGCTTTATGCGATTTGTGAAAGGTTATGAGCAAACCGGCGGAATTTTGGCTCATCGCGAAAATTCTGTACAGGGGCAACTTAAGCAAGTCGGTGAAGATCAGACAGCGCTAGATAATCGGATGGCCCAGTATAAAAAAACCCTCAGGGAAAAATATACGGCCTTTGATCAAACTATGGGCGGGCTGAAGGAACAGATGAGTTATGTTCAAAGCCATCTGGGTTAA
- the hag gene encoding Flagellin: MGLVVNTNVSSLDAQRYLSRSSNSLDTAYQRLSSGLRINSAKDDAAGLQISNRMTSQIQGLNRAVKNGQDGISVSQTAEGAMDELTTMMQRMRTLAVQSQDGVNNSDDRNALQAEVSSLKSEMSRVAQTTQFGGVNLLDGKFSAKFLVGANAGKNQNISVNISRANGWGAKGLGLSNLSVQSVGQASAAINLLDNGIKTVDSQRAKLGAIQNRFDSTIRNLTNVSENVTGARSRIRDTDFAKETAQLTKAKILQQTSTSILAQANQRPQAALALI; this comes from the coding sequence ATGGGATTAGTAGTCAATACTAATGTTTCATCTCTGGATGCGCAGCGTTACCTGTCTCGTTCTAGTAACAGCTTGGATACTGCTTATCAACGATTAAGTTCGGGGTTACGGATTAATTCGGCAAAAGATGACGCGGCTGGTCTGCAGATTTCAAACCGAATGACATCTCAAATTCAGGGGTTGAACCGGGCTGTGAAAAACGGTCAGGACGGTATCTCTGTTTCGCAGACAGCTGAAGGTGCAATGGATGAATTAACCACCATGATGCAACGTATGCGAACTCTTGCCGTACAGTCACAAGATGGTGTCAATAACTCAGATGACCGTAACGCACTTCAAGCTGAAGTGTCATCACTGAAGTCAGAAATGAGTCGTGTAGCTCAAACCACTCAGTTTGGTGGCGTGAATCTGCTAGACGGTAAATTTTCTGCTAAATTCCTGGTCGGTGCCAATGCCGGTAAAAATCAGAATATCAGTGTCAACATCAGTCGTGCGAATGGTTGGGGTGCAAAAGGTCTGGGGTTAAGCAATCTGTCGGTTCAGTCCGTTGGACAGGCCAGTGCAGCGATTAATCTGCTGGATAACGGAATTAAAACTGTTGATAGTCAACGTGCAAAATTGGGGGCTATTCAAAACCGATTCGATTCAACAATTCGAAACTTAACCAATGTTTCTGAAAATGTTACGGGTGCCCGTTCTCGTATTCGGGATACTGATTTTGCAAAAGAAACCGCCCAGTTGACTAAGGCGAAAATTTTGCAGCAGACTAGTACCTCTATTCTGGCTCAGGCGAATCAGCGCCCTCAAGCTGCATTGGCTCTGATCTAG
- a CDS encoding Flagellar filament 33 kDa core protein, with protein MALYVNTNISSLNAQRQLSKSSNALNTSFQRLSSGFRINSAKDDAAGLQISNRMTSQIQGLNRATMNAQDGISISQTAEGAMDEITTSLQRIRTLAIQSQDGVNNTDDRNALQSEVSQLKTEMSRIAQTTQFGGVNILNGKFSAKFLVGANAGEQQNISVNIQKSGGWGTSGLGLGDLSVNTVSQASAALGRVDDAIKTVDSQRAKLGAVQNRFQSTIRNLSNISSNVTEARSRIRDTDYAKETANLTKNRIIQKTATTILAQANQRPQAALSLLG; from the coding sequence ATGGCACTTTATGTCAATACGAATATATCGTCATTAAATGCCCAGCGTCAGTTGAGCAAGTCCAGCAATGCGTTAAATACGTCATTTCAACGATTGTCTTCTGGCTTTAGGATTAATTCGGCAAAAGACGATGCAGCAGGCTTACAGATTTCAAACCGAATGACCTCTCAGATTCAAGGGCTTAACCGAGCTACCATGAATGCTCAGGATGGGATATCTATTTCTCAGACTGCAGAAGGGGCAATGGATGAAATCACTACTTCATTACAACGTATCCGGACATTGGCAATTCAGTCACAAGATGGTGTCAATAATACTGATGACCGAAATGCATTGCAGTCTGAAGTGTCTCAATTAAAAACTGAGATGAGCCGTATTGCCCAAACCACCCAGTTTGGTGGAGTCAATATATTAAATGGTAAATTCTCTGCTAAGTTTTTGGTTGGCGCTAACGCTGGAGAACAGCAAAATATTAGCGTTAATATTCAAAAATCCGGAGGATGGGGAACAAGTGGTTTAGGCTTGGGAGATCTGAGTGTAAATACTGTTTCACAGGCTTCAGCCGCATTAGGTCGGGTGGATGATGCAATTAAAACGGTCGATTCTCAACGCGCAAAATTAGGTGCGGTTCAGAACAGGTTCCAGTCAACTATTCGAAACTTATCAAATATTTCATCGAATGTCACAGAAGCTCGTTCACGTATTCGGGATACAGATTATGCGAAAGAAACTGCGAATCTGACTAAAAACCGGATTATTCAGAAGACAGCGACTACAATTTTGGCTCAGGCCAATCAGCGACCACAAGCAGCATTATCGTTGTTGGGGTAA